The Gossypium hirsutum isolate 1008001.06 chromosome D06, Gossypium_hirsutum_v2.1, whole genome shotgun sequence genome contains the following window.
TCAATCACCCTTCACCGTTGCTGAGTTGGGACCATTGAATACATCTCAAACACAGTGACTAAAGAAAGggtatattaaaacaaaacaaatttgaCCCTTTTTGATCAGTTACATAGTATTTGGACGGGTTATCAGTAAAACCTGGATTATTCCTCCACTACTACAGTAACAAGTAAAGGGTGTTTCTTTCATTTCAATGGAtaaaagcaaagagaaaagagtAGTGGCGGTGGAAAGTTCCCCTCGATAAatgttttatcaaatattttctgcAGTTTGAAACAAAAACAGTACACTGCTTACCGCTGAATCGAGCTGGCATTTCCGTGAAGAAAAGAACCTCATTAAAGAAAtcaaaaaacaatatttttatgaTTCTTCTTGAAGGTGCAATACTGCAATCTAAATGTGGGAATGGTAATTAATCCAGAAAAGGTAAgagttgaaaaagattcttcacCGAACCAATACTATCATCATTTAGAGTAGACAAACAAcagagaaaaaataataataggaaaTCTGTTGAACCTAGACCCCGAAAAGCTTTCTTGTTAAACCCAAAATACGTTCATGCTAGCCTCCTTTACAGATTTACAGACAGGACAAGAATCAAGGAAAGCTTCACAAGAGATGCACGAGCAAAGGTGTCTGCAAGGTAGGAACAGAACGCACGAGCTCCTAAACCTGCAGTGTTTGCAAGCAACCTTTTTGCTCTTCTTTTCTCCTTGTTGATCATCTCTTTGATCGCATGAGCCGCAGCAATGGGACTCGGTATCTTCGGCTGTATTTTTATTGCTGACCCTGATTAGCTCCTCTTTGACCTGTTCCATTGTGTTGCTTAAACCCTTAACCATTGCTTCATTTGCTTTGGCAAGCCTTTCCCACCACTCGCTCTCCATTTCGGCTTTCTTCAAGCAAGCTTCGAGCTCCATTGTTTTCTTTGTTGCTCGTGCCAAGTCTTCTTCTTTTCGCTTCATCAAATATAAAGCCTTCCATTCCATGGTCTTTAGTAGCGTGCCTAGCTGTCGCCTCCTTTGCTCTCGTAATACAGATTTTAGCCTCTCATTCTGTGTTTTTCCCCACCAAAAAAAAACAAGGAACTTTGAGTGAAAGTGATCAATTtctgatataaaaaaaaagaacattaaAAGAAAGAACCCTTGCCTGAAAATGAAGAATGCAATCAAGTTCCTGCCTTTGCACCTCAAGTTGAGCATCTAAAGCTTGAGAAAGTGTCATTGAGAGAAAATTATCACACATTGACAACGAAGACGACGATGGAGAAGAAGTAGAAGCCAAGTTGTGAGCCTTTTTTTGTATATGAAAAGGAAGCGTATTTTGAGAAGGTTGTTGAAGACTGAAACAAAAAACAGGCTGAGGTGGTGCAGGGATTGGTGGCATCCAATCCTGAAGGGCGCACATGGGCCAAGGTAGTAAACCCAAGTTTTCAGGATACAACTGTGATTGAACAACCATAATAATAACTTATTGTAAAAATTCAAACAACGAAGCAGAGAAGGGAAG
Protein-coding sequences here:
- the LOC121218731 gene encoding probable BOI-related E3 ubiquitin-protein ligase 2; the protein is MVVQSQLYPENLGLLPWPMCALQDWMPPIPAPPQPVFCFSLQQPSQNTLPFHIQKKAHNLASTSSPSSSSLSMCDNFLSMTLSQALDAQLEVQRQELDCILHFQNERLKSVLREQRRRQLGTLLKTMEWKALYLMKRKEEDLARATKKTMELEACLKKAEMESEWWERLAKANEAMVKGLSNTMEQVKEELIRVSNKNTAEDTESHCCGSCDQRDDQQGEKKSKKVACKHCRFRSSCVLFLPCRHLCSCISCEAFLDSCPVCKSVKEASMNVFWV